Proteins from one Candidatus Margulisiibacteriota bacterium genomic window:
- the rpoN gene encoding RNA polymerase factor sigma-54, with protein sequence MVDLRLQVDLKQTLDVLLAPRLLQMLKILSLPYLEAVETLTREAEENPVLEVERQDEYIEFLNYLTSDKKVRKEIDLQELPGLSNISRMEKSLDQHLLDQLDLADLAEGQRTIAREIIGNIDDQGYLLAYPELRERIMKEQDVSRPTVDKVLKIVQGFEPDGIGARDLQECLLLQVAAYSFENEELEDLLAKVIKEHLEDLQAGDRPKVAAALGIPETGVAEIANFIKNNLNPYPGAAYGDLPRQVIPSFAVEKSGPGYKLVNLETRYGPRINLSPQYLKMLDDPKTDAPTREFLKERVKRARELMEDFQKRSETLEKIARKIIDSQTDFLDRGAIWLKPLTQKSLADEFGLHPSTISRTVAEKYVQTPQGLFPLRIMCPRGPKGVTAARLKAMLQELVDQEDKREPGSDEQLAKLMKDKGAAIDRRTVAYYRKELGIPTALERKK encoded by the coding sequence ATGGTCGACCTAAGGTTGCAAGTTGATCTAAAACAGACCCTCGACGTTCTCCTGGCCCCCCGCTTGCTCCAAATGCTCAAGATTCTCTCCCTGCCTTACCTGGAAGCGGTCGAAACGCTGACCAGGGAAGCCGAAGAAAACCCGGTCCTGGAGGTCGAGCGCCAGGACGAATATATCGAATTCCTCAACTACCTGACCTCGGACAAAAAAGTCCGCAAAGAGATCGATCTGCAGGAGCTGCCCGGGCTGTCGAACATCAGCCGGATGGAAAAATCGCTGGACCAGCACCTGCTCGACCAGCTTGACCTGGCCGACCTGGCGGAAGGCCAGAGAACGATCGCCCGGGAGATCATCGGCAATATCGACGACCAGGGCTACCTGCTCGCCTACCCCGAGCTGCGCGAGCGGATCATGAAAGAGCAGGACGTTTCCCGGCCGACCGTCGATAAGGTCTTAAAGATCGTCCAGGGCTTTGAGCCGGACGGGATCGGCGCGCGCGACCTGCAAGAATGCCTCCTCCTGCAAGTGGCGGCTTATTCTTTTGAGAACGAAGAGCTGGAAGACCTGCTGGCCAAAGTGATCAAGGAGCATCTGGAGGACCTGCAGGCCGGCGACCGGCCAAAAGTGGCCGCCGCCCTCGGCATCCCCGAGACCGGCGTCGCCGAGATCGCCAATTTTATTAAAAACAACCTTAATCCGTACCCGGGGGCCGCGTACGGCGACCTGCCGCGCCAGGTTATCCCCTCCTTCGCCGTGGAAAAAAGCGGCCCGGGCTACAAGCTGGTTAATCTGGAAACCCGCTACGGCCCCCGGATCAACCTCTCCCCCCAGTACCTGAAAATGCTCGACGATCCCAAGACCGACGCCCCGACCCGGGAGTTCCTGAAAGAGCGGGTCAAGCGGGCCCGGGAGCTGATGGAAGATTTCCAGAAAAGAAGTGAAACTTTGGAGAAGATCGCCCGAAAGATCATTGACTCGCAAACCGACTTTCTGGACCGGGGGGCGATCTGGCTCAAGCCCCTGACCCAGAAAAGCCTGGCTGACGAGTTCGGCCTGCACCCGTCAACGATCTCGCGGACCGTGGCGGAAAAATACGTGCAGACCCCGCAGGGGCTCTTTCCGCTCCGGATCATGTGCCCGCGGGGGCCCAAGGGAGTGACGGCGGCCCGGCTCAAGGCGATGCTGCAGGAGCTGGTCGACCAGGAGGATAAGCGCGAGCCCGGCAGCGACGAGCAGCTGGCCAAGTTAATGAAGGATAAAGGCGCGGCGATCGACCGGCGGACGGTCGCCTACTACCGCAAGGAACTGGGGATCCCGACCGCCCTGGAGAGAAAAAAATGA
- a CDS encoding sigma-54 dependent transcriptional regulator — protein sequence MTETKPKILVVDDEKSMRDSMHMLLKDRYQVLLAASGREAIALVKKQRVDLVLLDIRLPEIDGVEVLRIIKGLDDSIEVIMVTAVITVGKAVEAIRAGAYDYLTKPFDIEALTEQVEKIMEKRALARENRSLRHLIESEYQYEKIVGKSAAIREVFRVIEDVAQSNATILITGESGTGKELVARAIHNRSPRQDKLFVAVNCAAIPENLLESELFGHEKGSFTGALDRQIGKFEIASGGTLFLDEIGTLPLPMQAKLLRALQEKEIERIGGSKPLPIDLRIIAATNSDLKAETKNRQFREDLYYRINVIPLHLPPLRERPEDIPLLAEHFLHKYNHEFGKKIKGFHKAVAPLLMAYDWPGNVRELENLVERLVVLTRGPQIETDKLPPEIKGELTCLPGAAETRFKDAVRKFESEFIKQAIEKAGGKKGEAAKMIGIHRNTLLQLERKYRVK from the coding sequence ATGACCGAGACCAAACCGAAAATACTGGTGGTGGACGACGAGAAGAGCATGCGCGATTCGATGCACATGCTGCTCAAGGACCGCTACCAGGTCCTGCTGGCCGCTTCCGGCCGGGAAGCGATCGCGCTGGTCAAGAAACAGCGGGTCGACCTGGTCCTGCTCGACATCCGCCTGCCGGAGATCGACGGCGTGGAAGTGCTCAGGATCATCAAGGGGCTGGACGATTCGATCGAAGTGATCATGGTCACCGCGGTGATCACCGTCGGCAAGGCGGTAGAGGCGATCCGCGCCGGCGCCTACGACTACCTGACCAAGCCGTTCGACATCGAGGCGCTAACCGAGCAGGTGGAAAAGATCATGGAGAAGCGCGCGCTCGCCCGGGAGAACCGGTCGCTGCGCCATTTGATCGAGTCCGAGTACCAGTACGAAAAGATCGTCGGCAAGAGCGCGGCGATCCGCGAGGTCTTCCGGGTGATCGAGGACGTCGCCCAGAGCAACGCCACCATCCTGATCACCGGCGAATCGGGGACCGGCAAGGAACTGGTCGCCCGGGCCATCCACAACCGGAGCCCGCGCCAGGACAAGCTGTTCGTGGCGGTCAACTGCGCCGCCATCCCGGAGAATCTCCTGGAATCGGAACTGTTCGGCCACGAGAAGGGCTCGTTCACCGGCGCGCTCGACCGGCAGATCGGCAAGTTCGAGATCGCCAGCGGCGGCACCCTGTTTCTGGACGAGATCGGCACCCTGCCGCTGCCGATGCAGGCCAAGCTGCTGCGGGCGCTGCAGGAAAAAGAGATCGAACGGATCGGCGGCAGCAAGCCGCTCCCCATCGACCTGCGGATCATCGCCGCCACCAACTCCGACCTGAAGGCCGAGACCAAGAACCGGCAGTTCCGCGAAGACCTGTACTACCGGATCAACGTCATCCCGCTCCACCTCCCGCCCCTGCGGGAACGGCCGGAAGACATCCCGCTGCTGGCCGAGCACTTCCTGCACAAGTACAACCACGAGTTCGGCAAGAAGATCAAAGGGTTCCACAAGGCCGTCGCCCCGCTGCTCATGGCCTACGACTGGCCGGGCAACGTCCGCGAGCTGGAAAACCTGGTCGAGCGGCTGGTCGTGCTGACCCGCGGCCCGCAGATCGAGACCGATAAGCTCCCGCCCGAGATCAAGGGGGAGCTGACCTGCCTGCCCGGGGCGGCCGAGACCCGCTTCAAGGACGCCGTCCGCAAGTTCGAATCGGAGTTCATCAAGCAAGCCATCGAGAAAGCCGGCGGCAAGAAAGGCGAAGCCGCCAAGATGATCGGCATCCACCGCAACACCCTGCTCCAGCTGGAACGCAAGTACCGGGTAAAGTAA
- a CDS encoding response regulator, producing the protein MNKILVVDDELSIRESFSLILEGKYSVTTAASGEAALKHVADSQIDLAYLDVRMPGLNGLETLQRLKAIDPGVEVVMVTAVNDVRKASEAINLGARDYLIKPFDVEAILKMTERILRRRALAQESSALIRRDNPQLIGRSDKIEALAQQIKKLAEQEQRVLVLGEPGTEKAEIARLIHEQGPRRDLPFKTFYLSAALSPEAAQARLYGRDQGRTTADLHKDSGLLEETRGGTLFLGHIEHLKFQPVAVTARLIGASDRTDLAETNRPLFDHFAEAVVTVPPLRERIGDLPLLVKHYLELFNRRHGRQLGEPSAAALELLAAYAWPGNARQLRLLLERAVLTVDGARLEAEDLPLDLLLGGTAAYGRDYPAAFEKKYVKKLGEISGLAGAGLAAALQVKPSYLE; encoded by the coding sequence ATGAACAAGATACTGGTAGTTGACGACGAACTTTCGATCCGCGAGTCCTTCTCGCTGATCCTGGAAGGGAAATACAGCGTCACCACCGCCGCCTCGGGCGAAGCGGCGCTCAAGCACGTGGCCGACAGCCAGATCGACCTCGCCTACCTCGACGTCCGCATGCCCGGCCTCAACGGCCTGGAAACGCTGCAGCGCCTCAAGGCGATCGACCCCGGGGTCGAAGTCGTCATGGTCACCGCGGTCAACGACGTCCGCAAAGCAAGCGAAGCGATCAACCTCGGCGCCCGCGATTACCTGATCAAGCCGTTCGACGTCGAAGCGATCCTGAAAATGACCGAACGGATCCTGCGCCGGCGGGCATTGGCCCAGGAAAGCAGCGCGCTGATCCGCCGCGACAACCCGCAGCTGATCGGCCGGAGCGACAAGATCGAGGCGCTCGCCCAGCAGATCAAAAAGCTCGCCGAACAGGAGCAGCGGGTCCTGGTCCTGGGGGAACCGGGAACGGAAAAGGCCGAGATCGCCCGGTTGATCCACGAACAAGGCCCGCGCCGCGACCTGCCCTTTAAAACCTTTTACCTTTCCGCCGCCCTCTCTCCGGAAGCCGCCCAGGCCCGGCTGTACGGCCGCGACCAGGGGCGCACGACCGCCGACCTGCACAAGGATAGCGGCCTGCTGGAAGAGACCCGCGGCGGCACGCTTTTTCTCGGGCACATCGAGCACCTGAAATTCCAGCCGGTCGCCGTTACGGCCCGGCTGATCGGCGCCAGCGACCGGACCGATCTCGCGGAAACCAACCGTCCCCTCTTCGATCATTTCGCCGAAGCGGTCGTCACCGTCCCGCCGCTGCGCGAACGGATCGGCGACCTGCCGCTTTTGGTCAAGCATTACCTGGAGCTCTTTAACCGGCGCCACGGCCGGCAGCTTGGCGAACCGAGCGCGGCGGCGCTGGAGCTTTTAGCGGCCTACGCCTGGCCGGGGAATGCCCGCCAGCTCCGGCTGCTGCTGGAACGGGCGGTCTTGACGGTGGACGGGGCGCGGCTCGAGGCCGAGGACCTGCCGCTCGACCTGCTGCTCGGCGGCACGGCGGCTTACGGGCGCGATTATCCGGCGGCGTTCGAAAAAAAGTACGTTAAAAAGCTGGGCGAGATCTCCGGCCTGGCCGGGGCTGGCCTGGCGGCCGCGCTGCAAGTTAAACCTTCCTACCTCGAGTAA
- a CDS encoding S1 RNA-binding domain-containing protein, with protein MPIEIGSEIEGKVTGITKFGAFIELPESKVGLVHISQIADSYVTDITKHLQVGQTVKVKVLGSAKEGKYDLSIKQVGKPAWQNRPRRTKDEAGKHPPGSFEDKITQFLKQSEDKLIDWKRNLETKQSGKKKKPVR; from the coding sequence TTGCCGATCGAGATCGGTTCGGAGATCGAAGGAAAAGTGACGGGTATCACCAAGTTCGGGGCTTTCATTGAGCTGCCGGAAAGTAAGGTGGGCCTGGTCCACATTTCCCAGATCGCCGATTCCTATGTCACTGATATAACCAAACACCTGCAGGTGGGGCAAACCGTCAAGGTCAAGGTCCTGGGCTCGGCCAAGGAAGGCAAATACGACCTGTCCATTAAACAGGTCGGGAAACCGGCCTGGCAAAACCGGCCGCGCCGGACCAAAGATGAAGCGGGCAAACATCCGCCCGGGTCCTTTGAGGATAAGATCACCCAGTTCTTGAAGCAGAGCGAAGATAAGCTGATCGACTGGAAACGGAACCTCGAGACCAAGCAGTCTGGTAAGAAAAAGAAACCGGTGCGCTAA
- a CDS encoding septum formation initiator family protein codes for MKRLGWLLFFFFLLYFIFLIRQDIIDYLELRAEKGKMTRELSRQSAGLEWRQKRLSRLKADELIEELARTRLGLIKKGETAYKVIN; via the coding sequence ATGAAGCGGCTCGGTTGGCTGCTCTTCTTTTTTTTCCTGCTTTACTTTATTTTTCTGATCCGTCAGGATATAATTGACTACCTTGAGCTGCGCGCCGAAAAGGGCAAAATGACCCGCGAACTGTCCCGCCAATCGGCCGGCCTGGAGTGGCGGCAGAAACGCCTCTCCCGCCTCAAGGCGGACGAATTGATCGAGGAGCTGGCGCGGACACGGCTCGGTTTGATCAAAAAAGGCGAGACCGCGTACAAAGTGATCAATTGA
- a CDS encoding prepilin peptidase yields MSSLTLLYWFALGAVIGSFLNVCIYRLPRGESVVFPASRCPHCGRRLNAFDLIPIFGYLLLLGKCRGCRAPISPRYPLVEALTGLLFLLIVGQGGGDPARLIFTAFVVCCLIVVFFIDLELQVIPDAVNIAGTAAGLVYNLSRGLADFFLPALAGMFAGYLLMFLIGKLGTFLFKQEALGEGDMYLAAMLGACLGWSGMLLAVFLGYLAAALVLLVLLAAGRVKMGQQVPFGPALAAGGVIVLLWGEQIIHWYLFLMI; encoded by the coding sequence ATGTCAAGTTTAACTCTCCTCTACTGGTTCGCGCTCGGCGCGGTCATCGGCAGTTTCCTGAACGTCTGCATTTACCGCCTGCCGCGGGGTGAATCGGTAGTGTTCCCCGCTTCCCGCTGTCCGCATTGCGGCCGCCGGCTTAACGCGTTCGACCTGATCCCGATCTTCGGCTACCTGCTGCTGCTCGGCAAGTGCCGCGGCTGCCGGGCGCCGATCTCGCCCCGTTATCCGCTGGTGGAAGCCCTGACCGGGCTGCTTTTCCTGCTGATCGTCGGCCAGGGCGGCGGCGACCCGGCGCGGCTGATCTTTACCGCTTTTGTCGTCTGCTGCCTGATCGTCGTTTTTTTTATCGACCTGGAGCTACAGGTTATCCCCGACGCGGTCAACATTGCCGGGACGGCCGCCGGCCTGGTCTACAATCTGTCGCGCGGCCTGGCCGACTTTTTCCTGCCCGCCCTGGCGGGGATGTTCGCCGGTTACTTGCTGATGTTCCTGATCGGCAAGCTGGGGACCTTCTTGTTCAAACAGGAAGCCCTGGGCGAGGGCGACATGTATTTGGCCGCCATGCTGGGCGCTTGCCTGGGCTGGAGCGGGATGCTGCTGGCGGTCTTTCTCGGTTACCTGGCCGCGGCGCTGGTTTTGCTGGTTTTATTGGCCGCCGGACGGGTCAAAATGGGGCAGCAGGTGCCCTTTGGCCCGGCGTTGGCCGCCGGCGGGGTCATCGTCTTGCTGTGGGGGGAACAGATCATCCACTGGTATCTGTTCCTGATGATCTGA
- a CDS encoding PilT/PilU family type 4a pilus ATPase, giving the protein MSKLEIGNLLAQLSQAKASDLLLAAKNPPCLRINNALVKIEDRALTPAEVEALITPIIRPEEIEEFKRVKELDTSYEDEHSRYRINLHFQLGSMAATIRRIPKEIPQLDDLGLPPLVKSFTELERGLFLVTGPTGSGKSTTQASMIDLINRTKSCHIITIEDPIEFVHTPKLSVIEQREVGFDTDSFGEGLKRVLRQIPDVILVGEMRDLESIQMAVTAAETGHLVISTLHTQDAVQSVDRMIDVFPPYQQVQIRTQLSLTLKGILSQQLIPRQDGAGLIGAFELLVTTPAISNIIRKGATQDIYSMMELGGRFGMLTMDNALYTLFKKGLISKESALAYSISREKLEKMIEGKI; this is encoded by the coding sequence ATGTCAAAACTGGAGATCGGCAACTTACTCGCCCAGCTGAGCCAGGCCAAGGCTTCCGACCTGCTCCTGGCCGCTAAAAATCCCCCCTGCCTGCGGATCAATAACGCCCTGGTCAAGATCGAGGACCGGGCGCTGACCCCGGCCGAGGTCGAAGCGCTGATCACGCCGATCATCCGGCCGGAGGAGATCGAGGAGTTCAAGCGGGTCAAGGAGCTGGACACGTCTTACGAGGACGAGCACAGCCGCTACAGGATCAATCTCCATTTCCAGCTCGGCAGCATGGCGGCAACGATCCGCCGCATCCCCAAGGAGATCCCGCAGCTGGACGACCTCGGCTTGCCGCCGCTGGTCAAGAGCTTCACCGAGCTGGAGCGCGGTCTCTTCCTGGTGACCGGGCCGACCGGCTCCGGTAAATCGACCACCCAAGCGTCCATGATCGACCTGATCAACCGGACCAAGTCGTGCCACATCATCACCATCGAAGACCCGATCGAGTTCGTGCACACCCCCAAGCTTTCGGTCATCGAGCAGCGCGAGGTCGGCTTTGACACCGACAGCTTCGGCGAAGGGCTGAAACGGGTCCTCCGCCAGATCCCCGACGTTATCCTGGTCGGCGAAATGCGCGACCTGGAATCGATCCAGATGGCGGTCACCGCCGCGGAAACCGGCCACCTCGTCATCTCCACCCTGCACACCCAGGACGCCGTGCAGAGCGTCGACCGGATGATCGACGTCTTTCCGCCGTACCAGCAGGTCCAGATCCGGACCCAGCTCTCGCTGACGCTGAAAGGCATCCTCTCGCAGCAGCTGATCCCGCGGCAGGACGGAGCCGGCCTGATCGGCGCGTTCGAACTGCTGGTCACCACCCCGGCGATCAGCAACATCATCCGCAAAGGGGCGACCCAGGACATCTATTCGATGATGGAGCTGGGCGGCAGGTTCGGCATGCTGACGATGGACAACGCCCTTTACACTCTGTTCAAGAAAGGGCTCATCAGCAAAGAATCCGCCCTCGCCTATTCGATCAGCCGGGAAAAACTGGAAAAGATGATCGAAGGGAAGATCTGA
- the lipA gene encoding lipoyl synthase — translation MAQPLPAFLVKKVPKQENIRRIRALLGDRSLCTVCEEAKCPNIGECFAARTCAFMILGDTCTRNCAFCGVTHGKPTAPDPTEPGRLTRAVEKLGLKYVVITSVTRDDLADGGASHFASVIATIRNQHSAIRIEVLIPDFKGDEEALRTVLDAKPDVLNHNVETAPRLYPAVRPQADYQRSLRLLASAKRLSPAIYTKSGFMVGLGETKEEVAAVLADLKTANCEIVTIGQYLPPSKAHRQPDRYVTPAEFNEYRAIGQRLGLGQVVAGPFVRSSYHAEATINNVKSAGSRPVT, via the coding sequence ATGGCCCAGCCACTCCCGGCTTTCCTGGTCAAAAAGGTCCCCAAACAAGAGAACATCCGGCGGATCCGCGCGCTGCTCGGCGACCGCTCGCTCTGCACCGTCTGCGAAGAGGCCAAATGCCCGAACATCGGCGAATGTTTCGCCGCCCGGACCTGCGCCTTTATGATCCTGGGCGACACCTGCACCCGGAACTGCGCTTTCTGCGGCGTAACGCACGGTAAACCGACGGCTCCGGACCCGACCGAGCCGGGGCGGCTGACTCGGGCAGTTGAGAAGCTGGGCCTTAAATATGTCGTTATTACTTCCGTTACCCGCGACGATTTGGCTGACGGAGGGGCTAGCCACTTTGCTTCGGTCATTGCCACGATCCGCAATCAGCATTCCGCAATCCGCATTGAGGTTTTGATCCCGGATTTTAAGGGGGATGAAGAGGCGCTGCGGACCGTGCTCGACGCGAAGCCGGACGTGCTGAACCATAACGTGGAAACCGCGCCGCGCCTGTATCCGGCGGTGCGCCCGCAGGCGGATTATCAACGGTCGTTAAGGCTGCTGGCCAGCGCGAAGCGCCTCTCCCCGGCGATTTACACCAAGAGCGGTTTTATGGTAGGATTGGGGGAGACAAAGGAAGAGGTCGCGGCGGTCCTTGCCGACCTGAAAACGGCCAACTGTGAGATCGTGACGATCGGCCAATACCTTCCCCCGTCCAAGGCGCACCGGCAGCCGGACCGTTACGTTACGCCCGCCGAGTTCAACGAGTATCGAGCGATCGGCCAACGGCTCGGTCTCGGCCAGGTAGTAGCCGGCCCGTTCGTCCGGAGCTCATATCACGCGGAGGCAACGATAAACAATGTTAAAAGTGCAGGAAGCCGACCGGTTACTTAA
- a CDS encoding LL-diaminopimelate aminotransferase yields MLKVQEADRLLKLPIYVFAQLDKVKAEMAAKGMDLIDLGMGNPDIPPPPEIIDSLVESLKNPENHRYPSFEGAPEFKQAVVSWCKRQYGISIDPEHEVVTLIGSKEGVVHFAFAYINPGDITLVPMPAYPAHFRGTILAGGDPYILPTTEHKGYIPDLKNIDPAIADKAKIMIISYPSNPTGAVATREFYEECVAFCRKHNIILVHDFAYAEIYFEGNKPISMLSIPGAKDVCIEFHTTSKTFGMPGWRCGFAVGNRQLIESLRKIKTNLDYGLFTAVQKAAIAAMTLDESAYIAKVRATYQRRRDLFVEGMNALGWKISKPKASMYVWFPVPQGYDSTEFCMKIVEKTGVVFAPGVAFGELGEGYLRAALVANEARLAEALERIKKAGFRYA; encoded by the coding sequence ATGTTAAAAGTGCAGGAAGCCGACCGGTTACTTAAACTCCCGATCTACGTTTTTGCCCAGCTCGACAAGGTCAAGGCCGAAATGGCCGCCAAGGGGATGGACCTGATCGATCTCGGGATGGGCAATCCCGATATCCCGCCGCCGCCGGAGATCATCGATTCGCTGGTCGAATCGCTCAAGAACCCGGAAAACCACCGCTACCCGTCGTTCGAAGGGGCTCCCGAGTTCAAGCAGGCGGTCGTCAGCTGGTGCAAACGGCAGTACGGGATCAGCATCGACCCGGAACATGAGGTCGTGACCCTGATCGGCTCCAAAGAGGGCGTGGTTCACTTCGCTTTTGCTTACATCAATCCGGGCGATATCACGCTCGTCCCGATGCCCGCCTATCCCGCCCATTTCCGCGGCACGATCCTGGCCGGCGGCGACCCGTATATCCTGCCGACGACCGAACACAAGGGGTACATTCCCGACCTCAAGAACATCGACCCGGCGATCGCCGATAAGGCCAAGATCATGATCATCAGCTACCCGAGCAACCCGACCGGCGCGGTCGCCACCCGCGAGTTCTACGAAGAGTGCGTCGCCTTCTGCCGGAAGCACAACATCATTCTGGTCCACGACTTTGCCTACGCCGAGATCTATTTTGAGGGGAACAAGCCGATCTCGATGCTGTCGATCCCCGGGGCCAAAGACGTCTGCATCGAATTCCACACTACTTCCAAGACGTTCGGCATGCCCGGCTGGCGCTGCGGCTTTGCCGTCGGCAACCGGCAGCTGATCGAATCGCTCCGCAAGATCAAGACCAACCTCGACTACGGCCTCTTCACCGCCGTCCAGAAGGCGGCGATCGCGGCGATGACGCTCGACGAATCGGCCTACATCGCCAAGGTCCGCGCCACCTACCAGCGGCGCCGCGACCTGTTTGTGGAAGGGATGAACGCGCTCGGCTGGAAGATCAGCAAGCCGAAAGCGAGCATGTACGTCTGGTTCCCGGTACCGCAAGGCTACGACTCGACCGAGTTCTGCATGAAGATCGTCGAAAAGACCGGCGTCGTTTTTGCCCCCGGCGTCGCGTTCGGCGAGCTGGGCGAAGGCTACCTGCGGGCGGCGCTCGTCGCCAATGAAGCGCGTCTCGCCGAAGCGCTCGAACGGATCAAAAAAGCCGGCTTCCGGTATGCCTAA
- the pdxA gene encoding 4-hydroxythreonine-4-phosphate dehydrogenase PdxA — protein MPNKPVIGITMGDPAGIGPEICAKALASATLAKFARCIVIGDQRWLPNRLEVVDLHNADPAKIKIGQVSKAAGKAAMEYLEKAVKLAKAKKIDAIVTAPLNKEAIHLAGYNFPGHTEFLAARTGTKRYAMMFVSDRLWVMLATTHLPLAQVSRQLDRKKLAGLIKLAHETLTRVRGKKPKIGVAGLNPHAGEHGLFGHEEEKIIKPAVDEARRHGINVKGPISPDAIFNLADRGLFDIVIAMYHDQGLIPLKLLSFNRSVNVTVGLPFVRTSVDHGTGFDIAGKGMANPQSLIEAVKVAAHFARR, from the coding sequence ATGCCTAACAAACCGGTCATCGGCATCACCATGGGCGACCCGGCCGGCATCGGCCCGGAGATCTGCGCCAAAGCCCTCGCCTCTGCCACGCTCGCTAAATTCGCCCGCTGTATCGTGATCGGCGATCAGCGCTGGCTGCCGAACCGGCTCGAGGTCGTCGATCTGCACAATGCCGACCCGGCCAAGATCAAGATCGGGCAAGTTTCCAAAGCGGCCGGCAAAGCGGCCATGGAATACCTGGAAAAAGCGGTCAAGCTGGCCAAGGCGAAAAAGATCGACGCCATCGTTACCGCCCCGCTCAACAAAGAAGCGATCCACCTGGCCGGCTATAACTTCCCGGGACATACCGAGTTCCTGGCGGCCCGGACCGGGACCAAAAGATACGCGATGATGTTCGTCTCCGACCGGCTCTGGGTGATGCTGGCCACGACCCATCTTCCGTTAGCGCAGGTCAGCCGGCAGCTCGACCGGAAAAAACTGGCCGGGCTGATCAAGCTGGCGCACGAGACGCTGACCCGGGTCCGCGGTAAAAAACCGAAGATCGGCGTCGCCGGGCTCAACCCGCACGCCGGCGAACACGGCCTCTTTGGCCATGAGGAAGAAAAGATCATCAAGCCGGCTGTCGACGAGGCGCGCCGGCACGGGATCAACGTCAAAGGGCCGATCTCGCCCGACGCGATCTTCAACCTGGCCGACCGGGGGCTGTTCGACATCGTCATCGCCATGTACCACGACCAGGGGCTGATCCCGCTCAAGCTCCTCTCGTTCAACCGCTCGGTCAACGTCACCGTCGGCCTGCCGTTCGTCCGGACCTCGGTCGATCACGGGACCGGCTTCGATATCGCCGGCAAAGGGATGGCCAATCCGCAAAGTCTGATCGAGGCGGTCAAGGTCGCCGCCCACTTCGCCCGCCGCTGA
- the rsmA gene encoding 16S rRNA (adenine(1518)-N(6)/adenine(1519)-N(6))-dimethyltransferase RsmA, giving the protein MAPTLAQITRALLIAHNRYPRKELGQHFLIDPKVVERIIAAAALSRDDLAIEIGSGLGVVTAELAQHVYQLIAVEIDKELLQISREVLKAYPNISFVGQDILKVDLAELTLGRKYKVVGNLPYYITAPIIDKILTAQERPELAVLMTQKEVAERMAAKPGSKRYGSFSVFCQFYADVKLESLVSKSSFLPWPEVSSAIVSLTPHPSPLFPGLDEKKFFKIVHTAFQQRRKKLSTSLDEFDLSAAGIDLNRRPETLSVAEFAALAKSLL; this is encoded by the coding sequence ATGGCGCCCACTCTCGCCCAAATCACCCGGGCACTGCTGATCGCGCACAACCGCTATCCGCGCAAGGAGCTCGGCCAGCATTTTCTGATCGATCCTAAAGTGGTGGAGCGGATCATCGCCGCCGCCGCGCTCAGCCGCGACGACCTGGCGATCGAGATCGGCTCCGGCCTCGGCGTCGTCACCGCCGAGCTGGCGCAGCACGTTTACCAGCTGATCGCCGTGGAGATCGATAAGGAACTGCTGCAGATCAGCCGGGAAGTCCTGAAAGCGTACCCGAACATCAGTTTTGTCGGCCAGGACATCCTGAAGGTCGACCTGGCGGAGCTGACGCTCGGACGCAAATATAAAGTGGTCGGCAACCTCCCCTACTACATTACCGCGCCGATCATCGACAAGATCCTGACCGCCCAAGAACGGCCGGAGTTAGCCGTCTTGATGACGCAAAAAGAGGTGGCGGAACGGATGGCGGCTAAGCCCGGCTCGAAGCGCTACGGCTCGTTCTCGGTCTTCTGCCAGTTCTACGCCGACGTTAAGCTCGAGTCGCTCGTCTCCAAATCATCGTTCCTGCCGTGGCCCGAGGTAAGCTCGGCCATCGTCTCCCTCACCCCCCATCCCTCACCCCTCTTCCCCGGTCTCGACGAAAAGAAGTTCTTCAAGATCGTCCACACCGCGTTCCAGCAGCGGCGAAAAAAACTGAGCACTTCACTTGATGAATTCGACCTGTCCGCGGCCGGGATCGACCTGAACCGCCGGCCGGAGACGCTCTCGGTGGCGGAGTTTGCCGCCTTGGCCAAATCTCTGTTATAA